The Candidatus Poribacteria bacterium genome segment AGCGAAGGCAAGGAAATCGGTATCATTCAGGACATCAAACAGTTGCCTCGCGCGTCAGCGGAAATCCTTGTGTCGGAGTTGCAGAAACGGTATTTTATGCCGAAGATAACCAAAATCCACGAGCTGGATGGTGAGTTCGGTGTTACACGGTGGGTCGTGGAAACGAATCGCGGTCCTGTAACATTTGGCATGCGGACCCGATATGATGTCGTCAGTCTTGAGAATGGACGGGTGCTTATTAAAGATGTCGACGGTAATCGTTACGAGATTGAGAACTATCACCATTTAGATCCGGCGAGTCTCGTCCTGCTTGAAACGCAATTATAGCAGTTTATTCCAGCAGGATATTCAATCTTTAAGGCGCAGTTTCCTATATTAGGCGGATCGCGCCTCTCTTTTTATCTTTCCTTCCGTCAAGACCCCATGCTTTAGCTTGGGGATGTAGACGGTGTATGGGTTTGTTGTATCAAAAACATTTGATATTGACCTAAAAATGTGGTATACTTTAAGTATCAAGTTGGAAACCAGCAGTTTCAGCATTACCGCTTGGTAATGTGCTGGTTTCCTCCCACTGAAACGGGGATAA includes the following:
- a CDS encoding DUF1854 domain-containing protein, whose amino-acid sequence is MQEATPITDEVQFLDAPNVKIARNSFEELTIELPDGTSHANVEAVRSFPLTDSNKYITLLDSEGKEIGIIQDIKQLPRASAEILVSELQKRYFMPKITKIHELDGEFGVTRWVVETNRGPVTFGMRTRYDVVSLENGRVLIKDVDGNRYEIENYHHLDPASLVLLETQL